A single genomic interval of Parvularcula marina harbors:
- a CDS encoding ArsC/Spx/MgsR family protein, whose product MVIACSLLIDCTNLEPIPTVPKSLLCTRNFDMPLTLYGLKNCDTCKKALKALGDQDVHFVDIRAEADLEEKVPAWLKAAGAESLVNKRSTTWRQLSDAEKAAGESGDAADLLIAHPTLIKRPVIEADKAVHVGWTPAISKALLGE is encoded by the coding sequence ATGGTCATTGCCTGCTCGCTCCTGATCGACTGCACCAATCTTGAGCCGATCCCGACCGTTCCGAAAAGTCTTCTCTGCACAAGGAATTTTGATATGCCCCTCACGCTTTACGGCCTCAAAAACTGTGACACCTGCAAGAAGGCACTCAAAGCCTTGGGCGATCAGGATGTCCATTTTGTCGACATCCGAGCCGAGGCGGACCTTGAGGAAAAAGTCCCTGCCTGGCTGAAGGCCGCAGGCGCGGAGTCGCTGGTCAACAAACGCTCGACGACATGGCGGCAGCTTTCCGATGCTGAGAAGGCCGCGGGCGAAAGCGGGGATGCGGCAGACCTACTGATCGCCCATCCGACGCTGATCAAACGTCCAGTGATCGAAGCGGACAAGGCGGTTCATGTCGGCTGGACACCCGCCATCTCAAAAGCATTGTTGGGTGAGTAG